GCGCCGACTTGGCCATGTCCAGGTTGACCACCTGCTCGGCGCCACCGGCAATCGCCGCCACCGAGAACCCGCAGGTGTAGGCGAACAGGTTGAGTACCCGCTTGCCCGCCGCCTGCTCGCGCACCCAGCGCCGGCCATAACGCATGTCCAGGAACAGGCCGTTGTTCTGGCGCACGCCGAGGTCGAGCAGGTAGCGCAGGCCATCCTCGACCACCTCGCGCTGCTGGCAAGGTTCGCCGAGCAACCATTGGCCCGGGCTGTCGGGCAGGTAGCGGTGTTGCAGCAGCATGGCCTGGCCGGTCCACTGCGGCCGTTCGGCCAGGGCGCGCAGCATCGCCTCGAGCTCGGCCAACTGGCCCTCGGGCGGCTCGCGAAACAGCGCCACCAGCAGCACGCCATCAAGCCAGTCGACGGTGATCTGCTCCAGCCCCGGCCAGCAGCGGCCACGGCCATGGAATAGGCGACGGGTTTCGCTCGGGGCGGGGTCGAGGGCGGCGAGCAGGTGCTGCTCGAGGGTAACGATGGCTGGGCTCATGGAGGTCTTGGATCAGGCAAAAACGCCATTCTACCCGCTCGATACCGGCACTGGCCGCCATTGATGAACAGGATGAGTGGATTGGCGCCATTTTTGTCGCTTTTTTCCCAGCCAGGTACTGGGGATAGTGCCGCCCTCCCCTTTGCAAA
The window above is part of the Pseudomonas muyukensis genome. Proteins encoded here:
- a CDS encoding class I SAM-dependent methyltransferase, coding for MSPAIVTLEQHLLAALDPAPSETRRLFHGRGRCWPGLEQITVDWLDGVLLVALFREPPEGQLAELEAMLRALAERPQWTGQAMLLQHRYLPDSPGQWLLGEPCQQREVVEDGLRYLLDLGVRQNNGLFLDMRYGRRWVREQAAGKRVLNLFAYTCGFSVAAIAGGAEQVVNLDMAKSALSRGRDNHRLNGHDASRVAYLGHELFKSWGKVRKYGPYDLIIIDPPTFQRGSFVLTQDYAKILRRLPELLHEGGTVLACVNDPGIGPQFLIDGMAEQAPGLAFVERLANPPEFADADPEGGLKALVFRQQP